The following DNA comes from Kaistia sp. 32K.
AAGCCCGGCTTGATGCCGATATGCGGCTTGGTGCCGTCGGCCGGCAGCGTCATCCGCCGCTCGACTGCGCGGCCGTTGGTGTCGGTGACGCGGACGATGATCTCGGCGTTGAACAGCTTGGTCGTCTCCGGCAGCGACGGCACGGTGGCGTCGAAGCTGGCGCGGCCTTCCTCGTCGGTGACGGCGCTGGCGCCGAGCGAATCCCGCACGCTCTCGACCGGATCGTCCGAGAGGCCGAAGGCGTAGCCCGGATAGTCCGCGCTAACGCTGGTCGGCGTGGCGATGATGTCGCCGTCGACGCCGAGGCCGATTGCGTTGGCGCCGTAGAGATATTTCGCGGTCAGCTCGATCGGGAAGGTGCCGCCCGAGGTGAGGCGCTCAGCGGTGGTCTTGAGCTCGAAGGCGACGCGTTCCGGCTCGAAATCGTCGACGAGCGCCGAGATCTCGGTCAGCGCCGAGCCATCGGGATCGGCATAGAGCTGGAAGCGCCAGGCGCCGCGCTGGGCGCCATCGGGGATGGCGACGTCGCGGCTGTAGCCGCCCTGGCCCTCGTCATCGAGCTTGGTGCGCAGGAACTCGACGCCGTCCGGGCGGTCGACGACGAGCGTCAGCGGCAGGCCGGAAACGGCCTTGGCCTGGCTGTCGCGCAAGAGCGCGGTCAGATGCACGGTCTCGCCGGGGCGGTAGATGCCGCGCTCGGAGGTGAAGAAGGTGTCGAGCGCGCCCGGCGCCGGGCGGCCGTCGACGCCGCGGTCGGTCAGGTCGAACGCGGTCTTCTTCATGTCGAGGAAGGCGTAGTCGCCGGCCTCGGTCTGCGCGACAAGAAGCTGGGGCGCCATGCCGCCCGTGCCGCGGGCCAGGCCGGGCTCGAAATGGACGTAGCCGTCGGCGTTGGTGGTCGCCTCGCCGAGGATCTCGTCATTGGTCGCGACCAGCTTCACCTTGACGCCGGCCAGCGCCTTGGCGGTGTTGAGCGAGCGGATGACGGCATGAACGCCGTCATTGCCCGAAAGCGCCGAGAGGCCGAGGTCGGAGACGATGAACCACTGGGTCGCCAGCGAGGAATCGTAGCCACCGTCGCTGGAGCCCTTGGTCGCCGCCTTGGCGGTGATGACATAGACGCCGGGCTCGATCGTCTTGACCGCGTCGCCGATCGGGATCGCCGTGGTAATGCTCTCGTTCAGCTTCTTGTTCGCCACCTCGATCTGGCCCTTCCAGACCGAGATGCCCGACTGGCCGGCGATCTGGCTGGCGGAGTAGCTGTCGAGCTGGCGCAGGAAATTGCCGTCGCGCACGGCGATGGCGAGCGCGCGATCGCCGATCCGGTACACCTCGGCGTCGATCAGGTCGGTGTTGACGCTATCGATCGGGATCGAGGCGCCCTGGCCGGCCGGCAGCACATAGGCATTGCCGGCGAAGCCGACCCAGGGCGCGCGGTCGCGGATATAGCTCGAGACCTCGGCCATCTGCTGGAGCTTCTCGCCATCGGCCGACGGCAGGCCGGCGCGGAAGCGCATCGTGTAGCGCTGGCCGTGCTTCAGCCCGTCGATGCAGATCTGGTTGTCCTGCGGCTCGACCGCGAGGCCCTTGCCGCCCTCGACGACGACGAAGTCGGAGAGCGTCGGATCGGAGACGGGGAGGGGATCGGAGAAGACGACGCACATGCGCGGCGAGGCGGCATCGGCGTCGACGGTGTTGGAGACGATGCGGAAGCCGCGCTCGGCGATGAGCTTGTCGAAAGCCGCGCGCAGCTGCGGATCCTGCTTGTATTCGAGGCTGAGGCGATAGGCCTTGATCGCCGCCTTCCACATCTCCCGCTTTTCCAGCGCCTGGCCGAGCAGGGCGCGTGCCTGCGCCTGTTCGCCGACGCCGTCGGCGCGCAGATAGGCGTTGATCGCGGCCGACGAGGCGGCGGTCATCGCCTGCTGACGCTGGCCGTAATCGTCGGGATTGCGCTGCAGCTGCGCGGCGGCGAAGGCACGCCAGAGCGCCGGGTCGTCCGGGGCGATGGCGAGCATGGCGCCGAGATCGCGCGCCAGCTCGGTGATGTTGCCGGTCTGGCGCGAGCGTTCGGCGCCGAGGCGGATCGTGTCGTAGCCGACGCCGTGCGAGGGATAGTCGCTGGCGAGCGCGCCGAGCTGGCGCTTCGCCTCGTCGAAGGGCGAGGGGCCGAGGAAGGCGAGTTCCTCGATGCGCTTCTCGGCGACGTTCTTGTCGATCGCCTTGGCGGTGACGACGCGGCCGGCATTGGCGCCGGGGGAGACCGCGAGCGCGCCGAAGTCGCTCTTCAGGAAGCACCACTTCGCCTTGGTGTTGTAGGTGAAGGCCTTGCAGTTTCCGTCGTCGGTGCAGGCCGTGGCGCAGGCCTTCTGGTCGACATCCTTCAGCGTCTGATAGTCGAAGCTCGGATAGTCGGCGTCGCGGCTGATGATCACCCGCCGGGGTCCGCTCTCCTGCGCGCTGGCTGGTGTCGCCAGGCCGCCGAGAGAGAGCGTCAGGCCGAGCACGAGCCCCAGAATCCCGCCAACACCGCGCATGATCGTCTCCGTTCGCCACCGTCTCGATTAGCGCGGCAGTCTACGGGGCGCGTCCCTCGCCGTAAAGCGGCGGCGGGTGCCGGTGGACAACGCTAAGTGGTTTGACATGAATGGAAATTAGCCGCGACAGCAACGCCTTGTGACGGCGATCACAGAGTTGGGATCGCGCGATCTAGCGCTCGCCGAGCGCCGAAAGCGCCGTCACGGCGGCCGAGGCGCGGTTCTCGACGCCGAGCTTCTGGTAGACCTGCTCGAGGTGCTTGTTCACCGTGCGCGGCGACAGGCCGAGGATCTCGGCGATGTCGCGGTTGGACTTGCCGCGCGCGATCCAGAGCAGCACCTCCGCCTCGCGCTGGGTGACGGTGAACTGGCGGCGCAGCAGCGCCTCCTGGCCGCTGTCGTCCTCGCTCGACAGGCGGAACAGGAATTCGTCCTCGCCGGTCTTGCCGAGGAAGGCGAGCTGCAGCTGCCTACCGCCCTCGACCGGGATGGGTCCGGGCTGGGTGGTGCCGCCGCGCTCGCCGGCCGAGACGCGCAGCCAGACGCGGATGCTTTCCGGCAGGCGGATATGGCCGTCGCAACTTGGCAGCGTCGCTTCGAGCAGCTTCACCGCCTGTGGCGTGCACCAGCGGATCTCGCCCTCGCGATTGGCGGCGAGCAGGTAGCGCCCGGCCGTGTCGAGCGCGAGGCGCGCGCTCTGCGCCGTGCGGGCATTGGCGAGGTGGACGCGGATGCGGGCGAGCAGCACGTCGAGCACGATCGGCTTGGTGACGTAGTCGACGCCGCCCGCCTCCAGCCCCTCGAGCACATGCTCGGTCTCGGACAGGCCGGTCATGAAGATGACGGGCACATGCGCGAGCGCCGTGTTCGCCTTCAGCCGGCGGCAGGCCTCGAAGCCGTCCATGCCGGGCATCACCGCATCCATCAGCACGATGTCGGGCGTGATCCGCTCGACGAGCGTCAGCGCCCGCGCGCCCGAGGTCGCGACCAGCACGGTGGCGCCGGAGCGTTCCAGCGCCTCGGTGAGAAAACTCAGCGTCTCGGGCGAATCGTCGACGACGAGGACGATGTCGCGGCCATGCGTCGTCTCACTCATGCTCGCTCACTTCCTCCAGCGTCGCCTGGTAGCGGTCGAAGTCGAAATTCCGGAGATGCCCGCGCAGCGCCGCCACGAAGGGCTGGTTGTCCGTCTCGGCCGAAAGCGCTTCCAGCTTAGCCTCGATGCCGCGGACATAGCCGATATGGCCGAGATCGAGAAGCTCGCGCACATGGTCGGCGCCGGGGCTGCGCAGCGGCGCCGCGACCTCGATGCGAGGCGCCGGCGGCTCGTCGATCCAGTCGAGCTGCAGCAGCGCCTGGATGCGGTCGAGCAGCTGCCGCATCTCGAAGGGCTTCGGCAATGCCGCGTCATGGGCGTCCTCGGCCGGTTCCGGCTGCATCTCGCCGAGGCTCGCCGACAGCATGACGATCGGCGCGGCATGGCCGCCTTCTCGCAGCCGCCGCGCCAGCTCCCAGCCGGTCATGCCGGGCATCGAGATGTCGAGCAGGAAGAGATCGGGCCGGATGTCGGCGGTGAGCGCCAGGCAGGCGGGGCCGTCGGCGACGGCGAGCACGGTGAAGCCGAGCGGCTCCAGGATCTGCCGCACCAGCTCGCGATGATCCTGGTCGTCGTCGGCGACGAGGATGACGCGGCGCTGGCCCTGATAGCCGAACACCCGCTTGGCCGGCGGCGGCAGCGGCGCCGGCCGGTCGATGGCGGTGAGCATGACGCGCACCTCGAACCGGCTGCCGGCGCCAGGCCGGCTGGTGAGCCGGATGTCGCCGCCCATCAGCTGCGCCAGCATCTTCGTTATGGTGAGCCCGAGCCCGGTGCCGGGGGCTGCCAGCGCCTGCGCGCCGCTGCCGCGCTCGAACGGCTCGAAGATGCGGTCGAGATCCTCGGCGGCGATGCCGGGGCCGGTATCCTCGACGGTGAGCGTCGCGATCTGGCTGCGATAGGCGAGGCGGAAGGTGACGCCGCCCTGGTCGGTGAACTTGATCGCGTTGGAGAGCAGATTGACCAGGATCTGGCGCAGCCGCTTCTCGTCGGTCGCCACCACTTCGGGTAGCTGCTCCGGCCGCTCGAAGCGGAAGGCGAGGCCCTTCGCCTCGGCCTGGAAGCGGAACATGTCGACCAACTGGTCGAGGAAATCGCCGAGCCGGATCTCGTCGCGCTGCAGCCGCAGCCGGCCCGTCTCGATGCGCGAGATCTCCAAAAGCCCGTCGATCAGGCCGGAGAGGTGCTCGGCGCTGCGCCGGATGACGCTGATATTGCCCTGCCGCTCGCGCGGGATGCTCTCGTCGCGCTCCAGGATCTGCGCATAGCCGAAGACGGCGTTGAGTGGCGTGCGCAATTCGTGGCTCAGGCCGACGAGGTAGCGGCTCTTCGCCTGGTTGGCGGATTCGGCCACTTCCTTGGCGCGCTGCAATTCGGCGTCGGTCTTCCGGTGCGCCTCGATTTCGCGGAGCAGCAGCGTCGTCTGCCGCGCCGATTCCTCCTGCGCCACATGCCGGCTTTCGTTGGCGAGCACGAGAAACCAGGCGGCAATGCCGGAGACGATCAGCAGGATGAAGAACGCCGCCCACAGCGTCTGGCCGATGATGCCGCCGAAGCCGCTCTCGTGCACGCCGCGATAGGAGGTCGCCTGCACGTGGATCAAGAGCAGCACCAGGCTTATCACCGCCATGAACAGGGTCAGCACGCCGGCATAGTGGATGATGCGCGGGCTGATGCGCTTGGCGAGCCCGGTCGGCAACACGGCGGCGGCGGCGATGCTCACCTGGTTCTGCAACCGCGCATGCGGCTTGCAAAGATCGTGGCAGCGGGCGTCGAGCGAGCAGCAGAGCGAGCAGATCGGCCCGGAATAGGCCGGGCAATAGGCGGTGTCCTCCGGCTCGAAATAGTGCTCGCAGACCGTGCAGCGGATCTCCTTGATTTGATGCCAATGGGCGCGCGGCTTTCGCGCCAGGTAGTAGCGCCCGCCCGTGCCGCAGGCGATCAGGGGAGCCGCCACCAGCGCCACGCCGAGCGCGATGAACGGGGCGAAGGCCTGCGCCACCGCGCCGGCGAGGCCGACCGCCGCGCCAAGGCCGAGCAGGGTGGCGATCGCCATCGCGCCGACGCCGACCGGGTTGATGTCGTAGAGATGGGCGCGTTTGAACTCGATCCCCGGCGGCGACAGGCCGAGCGGCTTGCTGATGGCGAGGTCGGCGACGATGGTGCCGAGCCAGGCGACGGCGACGACGGAAAACAGGCCGAGCGTCTGCTCCAGCGCCTGGTAGATGCCGAGCTCCATCAGGAGCAGCGCGATCGCGACGTTGAAGAGCAGCCAGACGACGCGGCCGGGATGGCTGTGCGTCAGCCGCGAGAAGAAGTTCGACCAGGCGAGCGAGCCCGCATAGGCGTTCATCACGTTGATCTTCAACTGCGAGACGACGACGAAGGCGGCGGTCAGGAACAAAGCCGCGTCGGGCCAGGGCAGCACGTAACCAAAGGCGACGACATACATCCGCGCCGGCTCGGCCGCGTGCTCGACCGGCACGCCATGCCGGAGCGCCAGCACGGCGAGGAAGGAGCCGAACAGCAGTTTTGGCGCGCCGACGAGGATCCAGCCGGCGCCAGCGAGCAGCGTCGCGATACGGCCGCGTTTTCCTTCAAGGCCCTGGGCGGGCAGGAAGCGCAGGATATCGACCTGTTCGCCGATCTGCGGCATCAGGCCGAGGATCACCGAACAGGCGGCGCCGAGCGAGACCAGGCCGATGCCGTTTCCCGCCGTTGTCGGCGCCAGGCCCTCGAAGGCGAACCAGGAGGCGAGGGAGCCGGAATCCTGCCAGAGGATGAAGCCGACCGGCAGGATGTTGAGGATGATCCAGAGCGGCTGGGTCAGGAGCTGGAAGCGGCTGATCCAGGTGATGCCATGCGTCACCAGCGGGATGACGATGACAGCGCTCAGTATGTAGCCGAGCCAGATCGGGATGCCGAAGGCGATCTCCAGCGCCGTCGTCATGATCGAGGCTTCGATCGCGAACAGGATGAAGGTGAAGGTGGCGTAGATCAGCGAGGTGACGGTCGAGCCGATATAGCCGAAGCCGGCGCCGCGGGTGAGCAGGTCGATGTCGACGCCGTAGCGCGCCGCATAGCGGGCGATCGGCAGGCCGGTCAGGAACAGCACGATTCCGACGATCGCGGTCGCGTAGAGGGTGGTCATCGTGCCGTGCGACAGCGTGATCGCGCCGCCGACCGCCTCCAGCGCCAGGAAGGAAATGGCGCCGATCGCCGTCTGCGCGACGCGCGGCGTGGTCCAGCGCCGGGCGCTTTTGGCGGTGAAGCGGAGCGCGTAGTCCTCCAGCGTCTGGTTGGCGACCCAGCGATTGTAGTCGCGGCGGACGGGGAGGATCCGCTGTCGTCCGGTCATCGCGCTCTGCTCATCTTCTGGGCGTGCCTACTAATTAAGCGAAGATGCGCGATCCCGCGCTGCGGCGCAAGATGGGCGGGGGTGATTTTGCGGGCGGTCGGCCGCCCCTTCACCTCTCCCATGGGGAGAGGTCGACGGCCGAAGGCCGGCGGGTGAGGGGTTGCGGCCTCACCGGATAGTTCCCACCCCCTCACCCGGAGCTTCGCTCCGACCTCTCCCTGTGGGAGAGGTGAGGGGCTCGCCGTCATCCCGGCCTCCGAGCCGGGATCCATTCCAGCCGGGTTGCCGGTCGTTGGAGCGCAACAACGTTGGCCTCAGGCTGTATGGATCCTCGCCTTCGCGAGGATGACGGCGGAGGGTGAGACGAGGTGGAGAGCCCTCCCTCCCCATGGCAGAGGCGAAGGCCCCGCCGTCGTCTCGGCAGCCCCCCGCCCAGCCCCTCCCGCCGACCTACGTCAATCGACGTATATGCTGCACTGCCAAAACTGCCGAGACTTCCCCCAAGAACGCGGTCGGCCCGGCGACCCGCCGGATATCCCGCCGATCCCGTTCCGCGATGGTCGAACGCAACCGCTCCGCCCGGCAGGAAATGTCGCGGAAAGGGGCCAGCAGGGGGAATGGATACCGATGAGCTACATGAGCCGCATCGTCGGCGCGATCGCGACGGCCGCCATGATCGGCGCCGGAACGGTTGGCGCCATCGCCGCGGAGGACACGATCAAGGTCGGCGTTCTCCATTCGCTGTCGGGCACGATGGCGATTTCCGAGACGACGCTGAAGGACACCGTCCTGTTCCTGATCGACGAGCAGAACAAGAAGGGCGGCGTGCTGGGCAAGAAGCTCGAGGCGGTCGTCGTCGACCCGGCCTCGAACTGGCCGCTCTTCGCCGAGAAGGCGCGCGAGCTGATCAGCCAGGACAAGGTTTCGGTCGTGTTCGGCTGCTGGACCTCGGTCTCGCGCAAGTCGGTGCTGCCGGTGTTCAAGGAGCTGAACTCGATCCTGTTCTATCCCGTCCAGTATGAGGGCGAGGAGAGCGAGCGGAACGTCTTCTACACCGGCGCCGCGCCGAACCAGCAGGCGATCCCCGCCGTCGATTATCTGATGAGCGAGGAAGGCGGCGCCGTGAAGCGCTGGGTGCTCGAAGGCACCGACTACGTCTATCCGCGCACCACCAACAAGATCCTCGAAGCCTATCTGAAGTCGAAGGGCGTCGCCGCCGAGGACATTCTGGTCAACTACACGCCGTTCGGCTTCTCCGACTGGCAGACCGAAGTCGCCGCGATCAAGAAGTTCGGCTCGGCCGGCAAGAAGACCGCCGTCGTCTCGACCGTCAATGGCGACGCCAACGTGCCGTTCTACAAGGAGCTCGGCAACCAGGGCATCAAGGCGACCGATATCCCGGTCGTGGCCTTCTCGGTCGGCGAGGAAGAGCTGGCCGGCATCGACACCAAGCCGCTCGTCGGCCATCTCGCCGCCTGGAACTACTTCCAGTCGATCGACACGCCGGAGAACGAGGAATTCATCAAGAAGTGGCGCGCCTTCATCGGCAACGACAAGCGCACCACCAACGACCCGATGGAAGCGACCGTCATCGGCTTCAACGCCTGGGTGAAGGCGGTCGAGAAGGCCGGCACGACTAATTCCGACGCGGTGATCGACGGACTGATCGGCGTCTCGGTGCCGAACCTGACCGGCGGCTTCTCCACCATCATGCCGAACCACCACATCACCAAGCCCGTCTATATCGGCGAGATCCAGGACGACGGCCAGATCGACGTCGTGTGGCAGACCCCGGGCTTGGTCGTCGGCGACGAATGGTCCGACTACCTGCCGGACTCGAAGGACCTGATCTCCGATTGGCGGGCTCCGATGTCCTGCGGCAACTTCAACGTCGCGACCGGCAAGTGCGGCGGCAAGGGTTCCTGACCTCCGCCGGAAAGCCCGAGAAGACGGGAGGCGGCGCGTCCGCCTCCCGTCCTTCCATCAAGCCGCGTGGCCTAGATGGCGTGCGTCCTTCGAGACGGCCCTCCGGGCCTCCTCAGGATGATGGAAGCCGAGCTTTGCAGGTCCGCTAACGCCGCCTGGCCATTGCCTCGACCTCAACATGGTGAGGAGCCCGTGCAACGGGCGTCTCGAACCTCGCACCACTCGAAAACCCGGCCCCCGCGCCCGAGGACAAATCCGTGGTCGACATGATCCAACGTTTCAAGGCCCTTCTCGCCGT
Coding sequences within:
- a CDS encoding ATP-binding protein gives rise to the protein MTGRQRILPVRRDYNRWVANQTLEDYALRFTAKSARRWTTPRVAQTAIGAISFLALEAVGGAITLSHGTMTTLYATAIVGIVLFLTGLPIARYAARYGVDIDLLTRGAGFGYIGSTVTSLIYATFTFILFAIEASIMTTALEIAFGIPIWLGYILSAVIVIPLVTHGITWISRFQLLTQPLWIILNILPVGFILWQDSGSLASWFAFEGLAPTTAGNGIGLVSLGAACSVILGLMPQIGEQVDILRFLPAQGLEGKRGRIATLLAGAGWILVGAPKLLFGSFLAVLALRHGVPVEHAAEPARMYVVAFGYVLPWPDAALFLTAAFVVVSQLKINVMNAYAGSLAWSNFFSRLTHSHPGRVVWLLFNVAIALLLMELGIYQALEQTLGLFSVVAVAWLGTIVADLAISKPLGLSPPGIEFKRAHLYDINPVGVGAMAIATLLGLGAAVGLAGAVAQAFAPFIALGVALVAAPLIACGTGGRYYLARKPRAHWHQIKEIRCTVCEHYFEPEDTAYCPAYSGPICSLCCSLDARCHDLCKPHARLQNQVSIAAAAVLPTGLAKRISPRIIHYAGVLTLFMAVISLVLLLIHVQATSYRGVHESGFGGIIGQTLWAAFFILLIVSGIAAWFLVLANESRHVAQEESARQTTLLLREIEAHRKTDAELQRAKEVAESANQAKSRYLVGLSHELRTPLNAVFGYAQILERDESIPRERQGNISVIRRSAEHLSGLIDGLLEISRIETGRLRLQRDEIRLGDFLDQLVDMFRFQAEAKGLAFRFERPEQLPEVVATDEKRLRQILVNLLSNAIKFTDQGGVTFRLAYRSQIATLTVEDTGPGIAAEDLDRIFEPFERGSGAQALAAPGTGLGLTITKMLAQLMGGDIRLTSRPGAGSRFEVRVMLTAIDRPAPLPPPAKRVFGYQGQRRVILVADDDQDHRELVRQILEPLGFTVLAVADGPACLALTADIRPDLFLLDISMPGMTGWELARRLREGGHAAPIVMLSASLGEMQPEPAEDAHDAALPKPFEMRQLLDRIQALLQLDWIDEPPAPRIEVAAPLRSPGADHVRELLDLGHIGYVRGIEAKLEALSAETDNQPFVAALRGHLRNFDFDRYQATLEEVSEHE
- a CDS encoding response regulator transcription factor, which encodes MSETTHGRDIVLVVDDSPETLSFLTEALERSGATVLVATSGARALTLVERITPDIVLMDAVMPGMDGFEACRRLKANTALAHVPVIFMTGLSETEHVLEGLEAGGVDYVTKPIVLDVLLARIRVHLANARTAQSARLALDTAGRYLLAANREGEIRWCTPQAVKLLEATLPSCDGHIRLPESIRVWLRVSAGERGGTTQPGPIPVEGGRQLQLAFLGKTGEDEFLFRLSSEDDSGQEALLRRQFTVTQREAEVLLWIARGKSNRDIAEILGLSPRTVNKHLEQVYQKLGVENRASAAVTALSALGER
- the urtA gene encoding urea ABC transporter substrate-binding protein, producing the protein MSRIVGAIATAAMIGAGTVGAIAAEDTIKVGVLHSLSGTMAISETTLKDTVLFLIDEQNKKGGVLGKKLEAVVVDPASNWPLFAEKARELISQDKVSVVFGCWTSVSRKSVLPVFKELNSILFYPVQYEGEESERNVFYTGAAPNQQAIPAVDYLMSEEGGAVKRWVLEGTDYVYPRTTNKILEAYLKSKGVAAEDILVNYTPFGFSDWQTEVAAIKKFGSAGKKTAVVSTVNGDANVPFYKELGNQGIKATDIPVVAFSVGEEELAGIDTKPLVGHLAAWNYFQSIDTPENEEFIKKWRAFIGNDKRTTNDPMEATVIGFNAWVKAVEKAGTTNSDAVIDGLIGVSVPNLTGGFSTIMPNHHITKPVYIGEIQDDGQIDVVWQTPGLVVGDEWSDYLPDSKDLISDWRAPMSCGNFNVATGKCGGKGS